Proteins from a single region of Chlorocebus sabaeus isolate Y175 chromosome 25, mChlSab1.0.hap1, whole genome shotgun sequence:
- the LOC103231067 gene encoding olfactory receptor 2T29, which yields MANTTWMANHTGWSDFILLGLFRQSKHPALLCVVVFVVFLMALSGNAVLILLIHCDAHLHTPMYFFISQLSLMDMVYISVTVPKMLLDQVMGVNQISAAECGMQMFLYLTLAGSEFFLLASMAYDRYVAICHPLRYPVLMTRRVCLFLASGCWLLGSVDGFMLTPITMTFPFCRSREIHHFFCEVPAVLKLSCSDTSLYETLMYLCCILMLLIPVTVISSSYLLILLTIHRMNSAEGRKKAFATCSSHLTVVILFYGAAIYTYMIPSSYHTPEKDMMVSVFYTILTPVLNPLIYSLRNKDVMGALKKMLTVRIVL from the coding sequence ATGGCCAACACCACCTGGATGGCCAACCACACTGGATGGTCGGATTTCATCCTGTTGGGACTCTTCAGACAATCCAAACATCCAGCTCTACTTTGTGTGGTCGTTTTTGTGGTTTTCCTGATGGCATTGTCTGGAAATGCTGTCCTGATCCTTCTGATACACTGTGACGCCCACCTCCACACCCCCATGTACTTTTTCATCAGTCAATTGTCTCTCATGGACATGGTGTACATTTCTGTCACTGTGCCCAAAATGCTCCTGGACCAGGTCATGGGTGTGAATCAGATCTCAGCCGCTGAGTGTGGGATGCAGATGTTCCTCTATCTGACACTAGCAGGTTCAGAATTTTTCCTTCTAGCCTCCATGGCCTATGACCGCTACGTGGCCATCTGCCATCCTCTCCGTTACCCTGTCCTCATGACCCGTAGGGTGTGTCTCTTCCTGGCATCGGGCTGCTGGCTCCTGGGCTCAGTAGATGGCTTCATGCTCACTCCCATCACCATGACCTTTCCGTTCTGCAGATCCCGGGAGATTCATCATTTCTTCTGTGAAGTCCCTGCTGTATTGAAACTCTCCTGCTCAGACACCTCCCTCTATGAGACCCTCATGTACCTATGCTGTATTCTCATGCTCCTCATCCCTGTGACGGTCATTTCAAGCTCCTATTTACTCATCCTCCTCACCATCCATAGGATGAACTCAGCAGAGGGCCGGAAAAAGGCCTTTGCCACCTGCTCCTCCCACCTGACTGTGGTCATCCTCTTCTACGGGGCTGCCATCTACACCTACATGATCCCCAGCTCCTACCACACCCCTGAGAAGGATATGATGGTATCTGTCTTCTACACCATCCTCACTCCGGTGCTGAACCCTTTAATCTATAGTCTTAGGAATAAGGATGTCATGGGGGCTCTGAAGAAAATGTTAACTGTGAGAATTGTCCTTTAG
- the LOC103230980 gene encoding LOW QUALITY PROTEIN: olfactory receptor 2T3 (The sequence of the model RefSeq protein was modified relative to this genomic sequence to represent the inferred CDS: inserted 2 bases in 1 codon) has product MTLFFPSSGNCEPVMCSGNPTSQNQTASTDFILTGLFAESKHAALLYTLTFILFLMALTGNALLILLIHSXPRLHTPMYFISQLALMDLTYICVTVPKMLVGQVTGDHTISPAGCGTQMFFYLTLAGAEVFLLAAMACDRYAAVCRPLHCPLLVNQRVCQLLVSACWGLGMVDGLLLTPITMSFPFGQSRKLLSFFCETPALLKLSCSDVSLYKTLMYLCCILMLLVPITIISGSYTLILCLIHRTNSATSRRKALATCSSHMITVLLFFGASFYTYVLPSSYHTAEQDVKTSAFYTIFTPVLNPLVYSLRNKDVTGAVRSLMQPRMNQEKL; this is encoded by the exons atgactcttttttttccctcaagtgGAAACTGTGAGCCAGTCATGTGCTCAGGGAATCCAACTTCTCAGAATCAAACTGCAAGCACCGATTTCATTCTCACAGGACTCTTTGCTGAAAGCAAGCATGCTGCCCTCCTCTACACTTTGACCTTCATTCTTTTCTTGATGGCCCTCACTGGGAAtgccctcctcatcctcctcatccACTC GCCCCGCCTCCACACCCCCATGTACTTCATCAGCCAGCTCGCTCTCATGGATCTCACGTACATATGCGTGACTGTGCCCAAGATGCTTGTGGGCCAGGTCACTGGAGATCACACCATTTCCCCGGCAGGCTGTGGGACCCAGATGTTCTTCTACCTGACCCTGGCTGGAGCTGAGGTTTTCCTCCTGGCTGCCATGGCCTGTGACCGCTATGCTGCTGTTTGCAGACCCCTCCATTGCCCTCTGCTGGTGAACCAGAGGGTGTGCCAGCTCCTGGTGTCAGCCTGCTGGGGTTTGGGAATGGTTGATGGTTTGTTGCTCACCCCCATTACCATGAGCTTCCCCTTTGGCCAGTCTAGGAAACTCTTGAGTTTCTTCTGTGAGACTCCTGCCCTGCTGAAGCTCTCCTGCTCTGACGTCTCCCTCTATAAGACACTCATGTACCTGTGCTGCATCCTCATGCTTCTCGTCCCCATCACAATCATCTCCGGCTCATACACCCTCATCCTGTGCCTCATCCACAGGACGAATTCTGCCACCAGCCGCAGGAAAGCCTTGGCCACCTGCTCCTCCCACATGATCACGGTGCTGCTCTTCTTTGGTGCCTCCTTCTACACCTACGTGCTCCCGAGTTCCTACCACACAGCTGAGCAGGACGTGAAGACCTCCGCCTTTTACACCATCTTCACTCCTGTGCTCAACCCCCTCGTGTACAGTCTCCGCAACAAAGATGTCACTGGGGCTGTGAGGAGCTTGATGCAGCCAAGAATGAACCaggaaaagctgtaa
- the LOC103230981 gene encoding olfactory receptor 2T10: protein MWLANQTLGGDFFLLGIFSQISHPGLLCLLIFSIFLMAVTWNITLILLIHIDSSLHTPMYFFINQLSLIDLTYISVTVPKMLVNQLAKEKTISVLGCGTQMYFYLQLGGAEYCLLAAMAYDRYVAICHPLRYSVLMSQRVCLLLASGCWFVGSVDGFMLTPITMTFPFCRSHEIHHFFCEVPAVLKLSCSDTSLYKIFMYLCCVIMLLIPVTVISVSYYFIILTIHKMNSAEGRKKAFTTCSSHMTVVSLFYGAAIYNYMLPSSHHTPEKDMMVSFFYTILTPVLNPIIYSFRNKDVTGALKKMLRMQKAPY from the coding sequence ATGTGGCTGGCCAACCAGACCCTGGGTGGTGACTTTTTCCTGTTGGGAATCTTTAGCCAGATCTCACACCCTGGCCTCCTCTGCTTGCTTATCTTCAGTATATTTTTGATGGCTGTGACTTGGAATATTACATTGATACTTCTGATCCACATTGACTCCTCTCTGCATACTCCCATGTACTTCTTTATAAACCAGCTCTCCCTCATAGACTTGACATATATTTCTGTCACTGTCCCCAAAATGCTGGTAAACCAGCTGGCCAAAGAGAAGACCATCTCGGTCCTTGGGTGTGGGACCCAGATGTACTTCTACCTGCAGTTGGGAGGTGCAGAGTACTGCCTTCTAGCTGCCATGGCCTATGACCGCTACGTGGCCATCTGTCATCCTCTCCGTTACTCTGTGCTCATGAGCCAGAGGGTATGTCTCCTCCTGGCATCAGGTTGCTGGTTCGTAGGCTCAGTGGATGGCTTCATGCTCACTCCCATCACCATGACCTTCCCCTTCTGCAGATCCCATGAGATTCACCACTTCTTCTGTGAGGTCCCTGCTGTTTTGAAGCTCTCTTGCTCAGACACCTCACTTTACAAGATTTTCATGTACTTGTGCTGTGTCATCATGCTCTTGATCCCTGTGACAGTCATTTCAGTGTCTTACTACTTTATCATCCTCACCATCCATAAGATGAACTCAGCTGAGGGTCGGAAGAAGGCCTTCACCACCTGCTCCTCCCACATGACAGTGGTCAGCCTCTTCTACGGAGCTGCTATTTACAACTACATGCTCCCCAGCTCCCACCACACCCCGGAGAAAGATATGATGGTGTCCTTTTTCTACACCATCCTTACACCTGTGTTGAATCCTATCATTTACAGTTTCAGGAATAAGGATGTCACAGGGGCTTTGAAAAAAATGCTAAGAATGCAGAAAGCTCCATATTAA